A window of the Anoplopoma fimbria isolate UVic2021 breed Golden Eagle Sablefish chromosome 17, Afim_UVic_2022, whole genome shotgun sequence genome harbors these coding sequences:
- the bap1 gene encoding ubiquitin carboxyl-terminal hydrolase BAP1 isoform X2, with protein MNKGWLELESDPGIKGVQVEEIYDLQSKCQSPVYGFIFLFKWIEERRSRRKVNTLVDETSVIDEEIVNDMFFAHQLIPNSCATHALLSVLLNCSGVELGTTLSRMKAFTKGFSPESKGYAIGNAPELARAHNSHARPEPRHLPEKQNGISAVRTMEAFHFVSYVPIKDRLFELDGLKAYPIDHGPWGEEEEWTDKARRVIMERIGLATAGEPYHDIRFNLMAVVPDRRMKYESKLEILKRNRQTVLEGLQKMIRLTQPELVHDKKQQESSSADDNTTAIKKEADVEPVTSRGADPVDESGDQSKDTPSPSVNAKVMGKPPVPTGGGSQRVTSPNPIVQRLPAFLDNHNYAKSPMLEEEDLAAVVGRSRVAGPPPKPQYSDDEDDYEDEEEEVTGSSAKSNRFRRKASLRSRPGRVGTGMESQIALTVLAEKLKKEAQRKDALNTPLSVRTEGRTGGICITSASQPSPTPSNESTDTASEIGSAFNSPLRSPARSQAATRPSSPVASHLSRVLFGEDEMLRLDSRHNRAVRELGPSVSAALLHLQEDGVIFALPPSDLAADGTKPPCTLEKIKDERADLSAAEKEGVNEGDEGPSVEMKQEESKDGAEVRPSKEKPNATETTADTKPPGDKYSPKELLALLKCVEADIANYEVYLKEEVEKRKKYKIDDQRRTHNYDEFICTFISMLAQEGMLASLVEQNISVRRRQGVSIGRLHKQRKPDRRKRSRPYKAKRQ; from the exons ATGAACAAAGGGTGGCTCGAGCTCGAGAGTGATCCAG gCATCAAAGGTGTTCAAGTGGAAGAAATCTATGATCTTCAAAGCAAATGTCAAAG CCCTGTCTATGGCTTCATCTTCTTGTTCAAGTGGATTGAGGAACGTCGATCCAGGAGGAAAGTCAACACTTTGGTGGATGAGACTTCTGTCATTGACGAGGAAATTGTAAATGATATGTTCTTTGCTCATCAG ttgATACCAAATTCATGTGCCACCCACGCTTTGTTGAGTGTACTTCTGAACTGCAGTGGCGTTGAGCTCGGCACAACCCTTAGCCGCATGAAGGCTTTCACAAAAGGCTTTAGTCCAGAG AGTAAAGGTTACGCAATAGGAAATGCCCCAGAGCTTGCCAGAGCACATAACAGCCATGCCAG ACCGGAGCCCAGGCACTTGCCGGAGAAACAGAATGGGATCAGTGCAGTGCGAACTATGGAGGCCTTCCACTTTGTGAGCTATGTGCCCATCAAAGACCGCCTCTTTGAGCTCGATGGACTCAAGGCTTACCCCATTGACCACG GCCCctggggtgaggaggaggaatggaCCGATAAAGCTCGGCGGGTTATCATGGAGAGGATTGGACTGGCCACTGCTGG TGAACCGTACCATGACATTCGCTTCAACCTCATGGCAGTGGTGCCCGACCGCAGGATGAAGTACGAGTCCAAACTTGAAATTCTTAAGAGGAATCGACAGACTGTTCTGGAGGGTCTACAGAAG ATGATCCGGCTCACTCAGCCGGAGCTTGTCCACGACAAGAAGCAGCAGGAGTCTTCCTCCGCTGATGATAACACCACTGCGATAAAGAAAGAGGCAGATGTGGAGCCAGTTACATCCCGGGGGGCTGATCCAG TGGATGAGTCAGGAGATCAGTCTAAGGATACCCCTAGCCCCTCAGTCAACGCTAAGGTCATGGGCAAACCACCAGTCCCCACAGGAGGAGGTTCCCAGCGGGTCACCAGTCCCAACCCAATCGTTCAGCGGCTGCCGGCCTTCCTGGACAACCACAACTATGCCAAGTCTCCAATGCTG gaagaggaggatcttGCTGCTGTAGTTGGACGCTCTCGTGTGGCAGGGCCGCCGCCCAAACCCCAATACTCTGACGATGAAGATGAttatgaggatgaggaggaggaagtaacTGGTTCCTCAGCCAAATCCAACAG GTTTAGACGGAAGGCAAGTCTGCGATCCCGACCGGGGCGTGTAGGGACTGGAATGGAGAGCCAGATTGCCCTCACTGTATTGGCTGAGAAACTGAAGAAGGAAGCCCAAAGGAAAGATGCCCTAAATACACCCCTTTCTGTACGCACAGAAGGGCGCACAGGAGGCATTTGCATCACATCTGCTTCACAGCCTTCCCCGACACCCAGCAACGAAAGCACTGACACAGCCTCTGAGATTGGCAGCGCCTTCAACTCCCCGCTACGCTCACCCGCCCGCTCCCAGGCTGCCACGCGCCCATCCAGTCCAGTTGCATCCCATCTGTCTCGTGTGCTGTTTGGAGAAGATGAGATGCTCAGGCTAGACTCCAGACATAACCGCGCTGTGAGAGAACTGGGTCCCTCTGTCAGCGCGGCCTTGTTACACCTGCAGGAGGATGGAGTGATCTTTGCTCTCCCGCCATCTG ATTTGGCTGCTGATGGCACAAAGCCGCCTTGCACTCTCGAGAAGATAAAAGACGAAAGAGCAGACCTCTCAGCAGCAGAGAAGGAAGGCGTGAATGAGGGAGACGAGGGGCCGTCTGTGGAAatgaaacaagaggagagcaAAGATGGAGCAGAGGTGAGGCCTAGCAAAGAAAAGCCCAATGCTACGGAAACTACGGCAGACACCAAGCCACCTGGGGATAAGTACTCTCCCAAA GAGCTGCTTGCACTGCTGAAGTGTGTGGAGGCCGACATTGCCAATTATGAGGTGTATCTAAAGGAGGAAgtagaaaagagaaagaaatacaaa ATTGATGATCAGAGGAGGACCCATAACTACGATGAGTTTATCTGCACCTTTATATCAATGCTGGCCCAAGAAG GCATGTTGGCCAGCCTTGTGGAGCAAAACATTTCCGTGCGTCGTCGACAAGGAGTGAGTATTGGCCGGTTGCACAAACAGAGGAAGCCTGATCGCAGGAAACGCTCCCGACCGTACAAAGCCAAGCGCCAGTAA
- the bap1 gene encoding ubiquitin carboxyl-terminal hydrolase BAP1 isoform X1: MNKGWLELESDPGLFTLLVEDFGIKGVQVEEIYDLQSKCQSPVYGFIFLFKWIEERRSRRKVNTLVDETSVIDEEIVNDMFFAHQLIPNSCATHALLSVLLNCSGVELGTTLSRMKAFTKGFSPESKGYAIGNAPELARAHNSHARPEPRHLPEKQNGISAVRTMEAFHFVSYVPIKDRLFELDGLKAYPIDHGPWGEEEEWTDKARRVIMERIGLATAGEPYHDIRFNLMAVVPDRRMKYESKLEILKRNRQTVLEGLQKMIRLTQPELVHDKKQQESSSADDNTTAIKKEADVEPVTSRGADPVDESGDQSKDTPSPSVNAKVMGKPPVPTGGGSQRVTSPNPIVQRLPAFLDNHNYAKSPMLEEEDLAAVVGRSRVAGPPPKPQYSDDEDDYEDEEEEVTGSSAKSNRFRRKASLRSRPGRVGTGMESQIALTVLAEKLKKEAQRKDALNTPLSVRTEGRTGGICITSASQPSPTPSNESTDTASEIGSAFNSPLRSPARSQAATRPSSPVASHLSRVLFGEDEMLRLDSRHNRAVRELGPSVSAALLHLQEDGVIFALPPSDLAADGTKPPCTLEKIKDERADLSAAEKEGVNEGDEGPSVEMKQEESKDGAEVRPSKEKPNATETTADTKPPGDKYSPKELLALLKCVEADIANYEVYLKEEVEKRKKYKIDDQRRTHNYDEFICTFISMLAQEGMLASLVEQNISVRRRQGVSIGRLHKQRKPDRRKRSRPYKAKRQ, from the exons ATGAACAAAGGGTGGCTCGAGCTCGAGAGTGATCCAG gACTTTTCACTTTGCTGGTTGAAGATTTTG gCATCAAAGGTGTTCAAGTGGAAGAAATCTATGATCTTCAAAGCAAATGTCAAAG CCCTGTCTATGGCTTCATCTTCTTGTTCAAGTGGATTGAGGAACGTCGATCCAGGAGGAAAGTCAACACTTTGGTGGATGAGACTTCTGTCATTGACGAGGAAATTGTAAATGATATGTTCTTTGCTCATCAG ttgATACCAAATTCATGTGCCACCCACGCTTTGTTGAGTGTACTTCTGAACTGCAGTGGCGTTGAGCTCGGCACAACCCTTAGCCGCATGAAGGCTTTCACAAAAGGCTTTAGTCCAGAG AGTAAAGGTTACGCAATAGGAAATGCCCCAGAGCTTGCCAGAGCACATAACAGCCATGCCAG ACCGGAGCCCAGGCACTTGCCGGAGAAACAGAATGGGATCAGTGCAGTGCGAACTATGGAGGCCTTCCACTTTGTGAGCTATGTGCCCATCAAAGACCGCCTCTTTGAGCTCGATGGACTCAAGGCTTACCCCATTGACCACG GCCCctggggtgaggaggaggaatggaCCGATAAAGCTCGGCGGGTTATCATGGAGAGGATTGGACTGGCCACTGCTGG TGAACCGTACCATGACATTCGCTTCAACCTCATGGCAGTGGTGCCCGACCGCAGGATGAAGTACGAGTCCAAACTTGAAATTCTTAAGAGGAATCGACAGACTGTTCTGGAGGGTCTACAGAAG ATGATCCGGCTCACTCAGCCGGAGCTTGTCCACGACAAGAAGCAGCAGGAGTCTTCCTCCGCTGATGATAACACCACTGCGATAAAGAAAGAGGCAGATGTGGAGCCAGTTACATCCCGGGGGGCTGATCCAG TGGATGAGTCAGGAGATCAGTCTAAGGATACCCCTAGCCCCTCAGTCAACGCTAAGGTCATGGGCAAACCACCAGTCCCCACAGGAGGAGGTTCCCAGCGGGTCACCAGTCCCAACCCAATCGTTCAGCGGCTGCCGGCCTTCCTGGACAACCACAACTATGCCAAGTCTCCAATGCTG gaagaggaggatcttGCTGCTGTAGTTGGACGCTCTCGTGTGGCAGGGCCGCCGCCCAAACCCCAATACTCTGACGATGAAGATGAttatgaggatgaggaggaggaagtaacTGGTTCCTCAGCCAAATCCAACAG GTTTAGACGGAAGGCAAGTCTGCGATCCCGACCGGGGCGTGTAGGGACTGGAATGGAGAGCCAGATTGCCCTCACTGTATTGGCTGAGAAACTGAAGAAGGAAGCCCAAAGGAAAGATGCCCTAAATACACCCCTTTCTGTACGCACAGAAGGGCGCACAGGAGGCATTTGCATCACATCTGCTTCACAGCCTTCCCCGACACCCAGCAACGAAAGCACTGACACAGCCTCTGAGATTGGCAGCGCCTTCAACTCCCCGCTACGCTCACCCGCCCGCTCCCAGGCTGCCACGCGCCCATCCAGTCCAGTTGCATCCCATCTGTCTCGTGTGCTGTTTGGAGAAGATGAGATGCTCAGGCTAGACTCCAGACATAACCGCGCTGTGAGAGAACTGGGTCCCTCTGTCAGCGCGGCCTTGTTACACCTGCAGGAGGATGGAGTGATCTTTGCTCTCCCGCCATCTG ATTTGGCTGCTGATGGCACAAAGCCGCCTTGCACTCTCGAGAAGATAAAAGACGAAAGAGCAGACCTCTCAGCAGCAGAGAAGGAAGGCGTGAATGAGGGAGACGAGGGGCCGTCTGTGGAAatgaaacaagaggagagcaAAGATGGAGCAGAGGTGAGGCCTAGCAAAGAAAAGCCCAATGCTACGGAAACTACGGCAGACACCAAGCCACCTGGGGATAAGTACTCTCCCAAA GAGCTGCTTGCACTGCTGAAGTGTGTGGAGGCCGACATTGCCAATTATGAGGTGTATCTAAAGGAGGAAgtagaaaagagaaagaaatacaaa ATTGATGATCAGAGGAGGACCCATAACTACGATGAGTTTATCTGCACCTTTATATCAATGCTGGCCCAAGAAG GCATGTTGGCCAGCCTTGTGGAGCAAAACATTTCCGTGCGTCGTCGACAAGGAGTGAGTATTGGCCGGTTGCACAAACAGAGGAAGCCTGATCGCAGGAAACGCTCCCGACCGTACAAAGCCAAGCGCCAGTAA